In a single window of the Planctomycetia bacterium genome:
- a CDS encoding sodium:solute symporter, with the protein MRTADLVVICCYLTGILAIGCSFFRKSRTAKEFVSAGGALPGWAVGLSIFGTYLSSNTFIGLPGKAYGEDWNALAFSLSLPVAALAAHRYFMPFYRGGGAISAYEHLEHRFGAWARTYAVTCYLLTQIARMGTVMFGVALALRPLTGWDMRTIILIIGFTTTVYTLLGGIDAVIWTDVAQSIVLLGGAIVALVIILMGMPEGPTQALSIAWDEGKLGLGGFSADLTRSTFWVVLVYGLFINLTNFGIDQNYVQRYHTAKSNAAAAQSLWLGALLYIPVSLLFLVIGSSLFSFYRVHPDELGAIKQRVAEHRLTLEGKELTEANVGEMAGRLGDRDIGDRVFPSFIAGRLPAGLAGLVIAAIIAAAMSSVDSSLNSSATVSLYDLYQRYVRPGMDERQAMRFLHGATLGWGMVGTGAALAMLRVRSVLDAWWTLSGVFAGGMLGLFLLGLLSKRAGSKAAAIGVLVGLCVIIWLTFSPGSRLPERLWSPIHSNLIIVFGTCAIVLTGFVSARLLAERRS; encoded by the coding sequence ATGCGGACCGCCGATCTGGTCGTGATATGCTGCTATCTTACCGGGATTCTGGCGATCGGGTGTTCATTTTTTCGAAAGAGCCGCACGGCCAAAGAGTTCGTTTCGGCGGGCGGGGCGTTGCCGGGGTGGGCGGTCGGTCTTTCGATTTTTGGAACTTATCTTTCGAGTAATACGTTCATCGGGCTGCCGGGCAAGGCGTACGGCGAGGACTGGAATGCGCTGGCGTTCAGTTTGTCGCTGCCGGTCGCGGCGCTGGCGGCGCACCGATACTTCATGCCGTTTTATCGAGGCGGAGGGGCGATCTCGGCTTACGAACATCTGGAGCATCGGTTTGGGGCGTGGGCGCGGACGTATGCGGTGACTTGCTATCTGCTGACGCAGATCGCGCGGATGGGGACGGTGATGTTCGGGGTGGCGCTGGCGCTTCGGCCGCTGACCGGGTGGGACATGCGGACGATCATTCTGATCATCGGATTCACGACGACGGTCTATACGCTTCTGGGGGGAATCGATGCGGTGATCTGGACGGACGTGGCGCAGAGCATTGTTCTGCTCGGCGGGGCGATCGTGGCGCTGGTGATTATTTTGATGGGGATGCCGGAGGGGCCGACGCAGGCTTTGTCGATTGCGTGGGACGAGGGGAAGCTGGGGTTGGGGGGTTTTTCGGCGGACCTGACGCGTTCGACGTTCTGGGTTGTGCTGGTGTATGGATTGTTCATCAATCTCACGAATTTCGGGATCGATCAGAATTACGTGCAGCGCTATCACACGGCGAAGTCGAATGCGGCGGCGGCGCAGTCGCTGTGGCTGGGGGCGCTGCTTTACATTCCGGTGTCACTGCTCTTCCTGGTGATCGGGTCATCGCTGTTTTCGTTTTACCGGGTACATCCCGATGAGCTGGGGGCGATCAAGCAGCGGGTGGCGGAGCATCGGTTGACGCTTGAGGGAAAGGAATTGACGGAGGCCAACGTGGGCGAGATGGCCGGGCGGCTTGGCGATCGGGATATCGGGGATCGGGTGTTTCCGAGTTTTATTGCGGGGCGACTGCCGGCGGGCCTGGCGGGGCTGGTGATCGCGGCGATCATTGCGGCGGCGATGAGTTCGGTGGACAGCAGTTTGAATTCGTCGGCGACGGTATCTCTTTACGACTTGTATCAGCGGTACGTGCGGCCGGGGATGGATGAGCGACAGGCGATGCGGTTTCTGCATGGAGCGACGCTGGGGTGGGGCATGGTGGGCACGGGGGCGGCGCTGGCGATGCTGCGGGTGCGGAGCGTGCTGGATGCGTGGTGGACTTTGTCGGGTGTGTTCGCGGGGGGGATGCTGGGGCTGTTCCTGCTGGGGCTTTTGTCGAAGCGGGCGGGATCGAAGGCGGCGGCGATCGGCGTATTGGTTGGGCTTTGCGTGATAATCTGGCTGACGTTTTCGCCGGGGTCGCGATTGCCGGAGCGGCTGTGGAGTCCGATCCATTCGAATCTGATCATCGTGTTCGGCACGTGTGCGATTGTGCTTACGGGTTTTGTGTCGGCGAGATTATTGGCCGAGCGGCGGAGCTAA
- a CDS encoding cyclic nucleotide-binding domain-containing protein, which translates to MNESYENIITSFPLFQGFTPAGAKMLLDRGEVKTLPGNQTLFKEGDPPAAVLLVLTGMLDVFVERHGRDMVLTQAGPGAIVGELAVLCGIPRSASVRASGDAVVLELSSKSFRSLLLSDAFLSERVFRQSLRTLIDKEQSLIESVSKSVAS; encoded by the coding sequence ATGAACGAATCCTACGAAAACATCATCACCAGTTTCCCACTCTTTCAGGGCTTCACCCCGGCCGGGGCGAAGATGCTGCTGGACCGCGGCGAAGTCAAGACGCTCCCCGGCAACCAGACATTATTCAAGGAAGGCGACCCGCCCGCGGCCGTCCTCCTCGTCCTCACCGGCATGCTCGATGTCTTCGTCGAACGACACGGACGCGACATGGTCCTCACCCAGGCCGGCCCCGGCGCTATCGTCGGTGAACTCGCCGTCCTCTGCGGCATTCCCCGATCCGCCTCCGTCCGCGCCAGTGGAGACGCCGTCGTCCTCGAATTGTCCTCCAAGTCCTTCCGAAGCCTCCTCCTCAGCGATGCCTTCCTCTCCGAACGCGTCTTCCGACAATCGCTCCGCACCCTGATCGACAAGGAACAGTCGCTGATCGAGTCCGTCTCAAAGTCCGTGGCCAGTTAA
- a CDS encoding pyruvate, phosphate dikinase gives MMATKFVYFFGNGKAEGLGTQRTLLGGKGAGLAEMTNIGLPVPGGFTITTEVCKQYYDCGRKWPKGLEKQIRDALAKLERACKKKLGDAKNPLLVSVRSGAAASMPGMMETVLNLGLNDRSVEGLAARTGNARFAWDSYRRFIQMYSTVVVGLSKDILESKLHDMKHRAGVQTDMELSAENFRELCGQFKQFFREQTSRDFPQNPWEQLSGAINAVFGSWMAEKAVKYREVEKLHGLPGTAVNICQMVFGNMGEDSGTGVCFTRDPSTGENIFYGDLLMNAQGEDVVAGIRTPIKLEELGRYNKEVYEQLCGVRVMLEAHYKDMQDLEFTVEQGKLYMLQCRTGKRSPAATFKIAVDQATKPLLSKAEAARFVKKKYLPKRYAAIATKPVISKEDAILRMKDVDIERLFYPIIDPQFDSKSLSVRQLGAGINAVPGAACGQIVFTAPQAERWGAEGRKVILVRKETSPEDVGGMHAAQGILTATGGKTSHAAVVARGWGKCCIVGCAALQIDEKNERMSINGKTLSAGDYLTLDGSAGAIYEGEIDLVSPTLPNEYYTLMKWCDERRRLRVRTNADTPYDAENAIKMGAEGIGLCRTEHMFFDTEERRLAIQEMIVADTESDRRRALDRLLPFQRQDFIGIFEAMNGRPVTIRLIDPPLHEFVPHTEDKQRELARYLNKDYDVVLRRVEMLHESNPMLGHRGCRLCITYPEVLDMQVRAIIEAAVECRGRGIKVAPEIMIPLTIDAKELKILADRTRAIADEILKSAGVKVPYLVGTMIETPRAAITADKVAEAADFFSFGTNDLTQMAMGLSRDDAGRFLPDYVNLEKAAIFADDPFQTLDREGVGMLVKLAIAGGRSTKKHLKIGICGEHGGDLKSVHFCHEAGMDYVSCSPYRVPIARLAAAQAMIKEKSASRARPKPAKSKKK, from the coding sequence ATCATGGCGACGAAATTCGTTTACTTTTTCGGAAACGGCAAAGCCGAAGGCCTCGGCACTCAGCGCACCCTGCTCGGTGGCAAAGGCGCCGGTCTCGCCGAGATGACAAACATCGGCCTGCCCGTCCCCGGCGGCTTCACCATCACCACCGAAGTCTGCAAGCAATACTACGACTGCGGCAGGAAGTGGCCCAAGGGTCTCGAAAAGCAGATCCGCGACGCCCTCGCCAAGCTCGAGCGGGCCTGCAAGAAGAAGCTCGGCGACGCAAAGAACCCGCTCCTCGTCTCCGTCCGCTCCGGCGCCGCCGCCTCCATGCCCGGCATGATGGAGACCGTTCTCAACCTCGGCCTCAACGATCGCAGTGTCGAAGGTCTGGCAGCCAGGACCGGCAACGCCCGCTTCGCCTGGGACTCCTATCGCCGCTTCATCCAGATGTACTCCACCGTCGTCGTCGGCCTCTCCAAGGACATCCTCGAGAGCAAGCTCCACGACATGAAGCACCGCGCCGGCGTGCAAACCGACATGGAGCTCTCCGCCGAAAACTTCCGCGAGCTCTGCGGCCAGTTCAAGCAGTTCTTCCGCGAGCAGACCAGCCGCGACTTCCCCCAAAACCCCTGGGAGCAGCTTTCCGGCGCCATCAACGCCGTCTTCGGCTCCTGGATGGCCGAGAAAGCCGTCAAATATCGCGAAGTCGAAAAGCTCCACGGCCTGCCCGGCACCGCCGTCAACATCTGCCAGATGGTCTTCGGCAACATGGGCGAAGACAGCGGCACCGGCGTCTGCTTCACCCGCGACCCCAGCACCGGCGAGAACATCTTCTACGGCGACTTACTCATGAACGCCCAGGGCGAAGACGTCGTCGCCGGCATCCGCACCCCCATCAAGCTCGAAGAGCTCGGCCGCTACAACAAGGAAGTCTACGAGCAGCTCTGCGGCGTCCGCGTCATGCTCGAAGCCCACTACAAAGACATGCAGGATTTGGAGTTCACCGTCGAGCAGGGCAAGCTCTACATGCTCCAGTGCCGCACCGGCAAACGCAGCCCCGCCGCCACCTTCAAGATCGCCGTCGACCAGGCCACCAAGCCCCTCCTCTCAAAGGCCGAGGCCGCGCGCTTCGTCAAGAAGAAGTATCTCCCCAAGCGCTACGCCGCCATCGCCACCAAGCCCGTCATCAGCAAGGAAGACGCCATCCTCCGCATGAAGGACGTCGACATCGAGCGGCTCTTCTACCCCATCATCGATCCCCAGTTCGATTCCAAGTCCCTCTCCGTCCGACAGCTCGGCGCCGGCATCAACGCCGTCCCCGGCGCTGCCTGCGGACAGATCGTCTTCACCGCCCCCCAGGCCGAACGCTGGGGCGCCGAAGGCAGGAAGGTCATCCTCGTCCGCAAGGAAACCAGTCCCGAAGACGTCGGCGGCATGCACGCCGCACAGGGAATCCTCACCGCCACCGGCGGAAAGACCTCGCACGCCGCCGTCGTCGCCCGCGGCTGGGGCAAGTGCTGCATCGTCGGTTGCGCCGCCCTCCAGATCGACGAAAAGAACGAGCGCATGTCCATCAACGGCAAGACCCTCAGCGCCGGCGATTATCTCACCCTCGACGGCTCCGCCGGCGCCATCTACGAAGGTGAAATCGACCTCGTCTCCCCCACCCTCCCCAACGAGTACTACACCCTAATGAAGTGGTGCGACGAACGCCGCCGCCTCAGGGTCCGAACCAACGCCGACACCCCCTACGACGCCGAGAACGCCATCAAGATGGGCGCCGAAGGCATCGGCCTCTGCCGCACCGAGCACATGTTCTTCGACACCGAAGAACGCCGCCTCGCCATTCAGGAGATGATCGTCGCCGACACCGAGTCCGACCGCCGTCGCGCCCTCGATCGCCTCCTCCCCTTCCAGCGGCAGGACTTCATCGGCATCTTCGAGGCCATGAATGGTCGCCCCGTCACCATCCGCCTCATCGACCCCCCGCTCCACGAATTCGTCCCCCACACCGAGGACAAGCAGCGCGAGCTGGCCCGCTACCTGAACAAGGACTACGACGTCGTCCTCCGCCGCGTCGAAATGCTCCACGAGTCCAACCCCATGCTCGGCCACCGCGGCTGCCGACTCTGCATCACCTACCCTGAAGTCCTCGATATGCAGGTCCGCGCCATCATCGAGGCCGCCGTCGAGTGCCGAGGGCGTGGCATCAAGGTCGCCCCCGAAATCATGATCCCCCTCACCATCGACGCGAAGGAACTGAAGATCCTCGCCGACCGCACCCGCGCCATCGCCGACGAAATCCTCAAATCCGCCGGCGTCAAGGTCCCCTACCTGGTCGGAACCATGATCGAAACCCCCCGCGCCGCCATCACCGCCGACAAGGTTGCCGAGGCCGCCGACTTCTTCTCATTCGGAACCAACGACCTCACCCAGATGGCCATGGGCCTCTCCCGCGACGACGCCGGCCGATTCCTCCCTGACTATGTCAACCTGGAAAAGGCCGCCATCTTCGCCGACGATCCCTTCCAGACCCTCGATCGCGAAGGCGTCGGCATGTTGGTCAAGCTCGCCATCGCCGGCGGCCGGTCGACGAAGAAGCATCTCAAGATCGGCATCTGCGGCGAGCACGGCGGAGACCTAAAGAGCGTCCACTTCTGCCACGAGGCCGGCATGGACTACGTAAGCTGCTCCCCCTACCGCGTCCCCATCGCCCGCCTCGCCGCGGCCCAGGCCATGATCAAGGAAAAGTCCGCGTCACGCGCCAGGCCCAAGCCCGCCAAGAGCAAGAAGAAGTAA
- a CDS encoding STAS domain-containing protein, with translation MSNLQCDLSTQPQGLLLKLSGQFGYGEMEEFEKQATRMASHNPTLVVLDLSELKAITSAGIGALLRLKKSMDTRNCVLRMAALPANIEEVFKLSRLSDVFQIVASVDQAMN, from the coding sequence ATGAGCAATCTGCAGTGCGATTTGTCGACACAGCCCCAGGGGCTTTTGCTGAAGCTCTCGGGCCAGTTCGGCTACGGCGAGATGGAGGAGTTTGAAAAGCAGGCGACGCGCATGGCGTCGCACAATCCGACGCTGGTGGTGCTTGACTTGAGCGAGTTGAAGGCGATCACGAGCGCGGGGATCGGGGCGCTTCTTCGGCTGAAGAAGAGCATGGACACGCGCAATTGCGTGCTGCGCATGGCGGCGCTGCCGGCGAACATTGAAGAGGTGTTCAAGCTGTCGCGGCTGTCGGATGTCTTTCAGATCGTGGCGAGCGTCGATCAGGCGATGAATTAG
- a CDS encoding transglutaminase domain-containing protein, whose amino-acid sequence MAIDDCLTARKGVCQDFAHVLIAASRGEFLGSAETKLVVHVDVTKM is encoded by the coding sequence TTGGCGATTGATGACTGCCTGACGGCGCGCAAGGGGGTGTGCCAGGATTTTGCGCATGTGTTGATCGCGGCATCGCGCGGGGAGTTTTTGGGTTCGGCGGAGACGAAGCTCGTGGTGCACGTGGACGTGACGAAGATGTGA
- the tsf gene encoding translation elongation factor Ts, whose amino-acid sequence MAEITAQQVQSLRAKTDLAMMDCKKALVEAGGDESKAMDILRKKFADKMTDRADKETANGRIGVFANEKGAALVELRCETDFVGGNDSFKELANSIAETVLTSGVTDAEKLKSAKAKDGRTLQEHLVDAFGRLKENIGLKRAARIEGIGSCYVHHNGKVGAAIACDKAPGEAGRHVCMHIASTLNIAGLTRGDVNAASAAEAREKAAGEAKGKPEQILNKIVEGKMDKWYGERVLLEQPFVMDDKKSVQQFAKENGFTVTAFVKFEVGGLS is encoded by the coding sequence ATGGCGGAAATCACGGCACAACAGGTACAGAGTCTTCGAGCCAAGACGGATCTGGCGATGATGGACTGCAAGAAGGCGCTGGTCGAGGCTGGGGGCGACGAGTCGAAGGCGATGGACATCCTTCGCAAGAAGTTCGCGGACAAGATGACGGATCGCGCGGACAAGGAGACGGCGAACGGTCGGATCGGCGTGTTTGCGAACGAGAAGGGGGCGGCGCTGGTCGAGTTGCGGTGTGAGACGGACTTCGTCGGGGGCAACGACTCGTTCAAAGAGCTGGCGAACTCGATCGCGGAGACGGTGCTGACGAGCGGGGTGACGGATGCCGAGAAGCTGAAGAGCGCGAAGGCGAAGGACGGCCGGACCTTGCAGGAGCACCTGGTTGATGCGTTCGGCCGATTGAAGGAGAACATCGGTCTGAAGCGGGCGGCGCGGATCGAGGGAATTGGGTCGTGCTACGTTCACCATAACGGCAAGGTCGGGGCGGCGATCGCGTGCGACAAGGCGCCGGGCGAGGCGGGTCGGCATGTTTGCATGCACATCGCCTCGACGCTGAACATCGCGGGCCTGACGCGAGGCGACGTGAATGCCGCGTCGGCCGCGGAGGCGCGGGAGAAGGCGGCCGGTGAGGCGAAGGGCAAGCCGGAGCAGATTTTGAACAAGATTGTCGAAGGGAAGATGGACAAGTGGTATGGCGAGCGCGTGCTTCTGGAGCAGCCGTTTGTGATGGACGACAAGAAGAGCGTTCAGCAGTTCGCCAAGGAGAACGGGTTTACCGTGACGGCGTTCGTGAAGTTTGAGGTCGGCGGGCTTTCGTAG
- the rpsB gene encoding 30S ribosomal protein S2: MASALVRELIDSGIHFGHRVSRWNPKMAPYIFGKRNSIHIIDIRETIRGLLRAKKFLAAIVSQGQDVLIVGTKRQARETVEKQSKRVGMHYVNERWLGGTLTNFKTIRSRLARLEYLEDLEKSGRINELTKKERAVVDRERKKITRNLEGIRKMTRLPGALLIVDVRREHIAVKEAQKLGIPTVCVVDTDSDPGVADILIPANDDAMRAIDLLMTQLADAIEEGKRGRPAPSESTEEQGGARPRKSRRKTTSEMAEEGAEAGGEAVSSSMPVETVPSSSKAASPDQVPDGV; the protein is encoded by the coding sequence TTGGCATCGGCGTTGGTCCGCGAGTTGATTGACTCGGGCATTCATTTTGGTCATCGGGTGAGCCGGTGGAACCCCAAAATGGCCCCGTATATTTTCGGCAAGCGGAATTCCATTCACATCATCGACATTCGCGAGACCATCCGGGGTCTGCTTCGAGCGAAGAAATTTCTCGCAGCGATTGTGTCGCAGGGTCAGGACGTGCTGATCGTCGGGACCAAGCGGCAGGCGCGGGAGACCGTGGAAAAGCAGAGCAAGCGCGTAGGCATGCACTACGTCAATGAACGGTGGCTTGGCGGCACACTTACCAACTTTAAGACGATCCGATCTCGTCTTGCCAGACTAGAATATCTGGAAGACCTCGAGAAGTCGGGTCGTATCAACGAACTCACCAAGAAAGAGCGGGCCGTCGTAGACCGCGAGCGCAAGAAGATCACGCGCAACCTTGAGGGCATCCGCAAGATGACCCGGTTGCCTGGTGCGCTCTTGATCGTGGACGTTCGTCGCGAGCACATTGCCGTGAAGGAGGCCCAGAAGCTGGGCATTCCGACGGTGTGCGTCGTGGACACGGACAGCGATCCCGGGGTCGCGGATATTCTCATTCCGGCGAACGACGACGCGATGCGGGCGATTGATCTGCTGATGACGCAACTGGCTGATGCGATCGAAGAGGGCAAGCGCGGCCGACCGGCGCCGAGCGAGTCTACTGAGGAGCAGGGCGGTGCGCGTCCGCGGAAGTCGCGTCGGAAGACGACGTCGGAGATGGCGGAAGAGGGCGCAGAGGCCGGCGGCGAGGCGGTTTCGTCTTCGATGCCGGTGGAGACGGTTCCCTCTTCGTCCAAGGCGGCGTCGCCCGATCAGGTTCCGGACGGCGTTTAG
- the lpxB gene encoding lipid-A-disaccharide synthase: MSQEPAAHRIFISAAEQSADEHAAALIRAYRASHPAATFAGLAGPAMRAAGCYCFHDMTAKSAMAFAALGRIPEALRLLRNLADYLRHEKFDAAVMVDSPALNLPIAKKCQLAGTPVLYYIAPQTWAWGWRWWRNRRVRKRINRIACLWPFEEEYFRDRGIRADYVGHPSFDHLLGVTPSDEDVNRLRDNASPLITLLPGSRRHVIEEVLPGQLDVAAALAIRHRGIKFVVAASSEESRTLIEAIIRGRARTLPLRIVEGALNRAAAIVAADIVLVASGTVTLEVAYRNAPMIVMYNGSALAYNLIGRWLITTPHLSIPNILAGREIVPEFMPYYRSVDPIIATAVEWLSTPGKLDKVRHDLAATIQPLVKSGAAENTASILADMLRSSPRK; this comes from the coding sequence ATGAGTCAAGAGCCCGCAGCCCATCGAATCTTCATCAGCGCCGCTGAGCAAAGCGCCGACGAGCACGCCGCCGCCCTCATCCGCGCCTATCGGGCATCCCACCCCGCCGCCACCTTCGCCGGTCTCGCCGGTCCCGCCATGCGCGCCGCCGGCTGCTACTGCTTCCACGACATGACCGCCAAGTCCGCCATGGCCTTCGCCGCCCTCGGCCGCATCCCCGAGGCTCTGCGCCTCCTCCGCAACCTCGCCGACTACCTGCGCCACGAAAAGTTTGACGCCGCCGTCATGGTCGACTCCCCCGCGCTGAATCTCCCCATCGCCAAGAAATGCCAACTCGCCGGCACCCCCGTCCTCTACTACATCGCTCCGCAAACCTGGGCCTGGGGCTGGCGATGGTGGCGAAACAGGCGCGTCCGCAAGCGCATCAATCGCATCGCCTGTCTGTGGCCATTCGAGGAGGAATACTTCCGCGACCGCGGCATCCGCGCCGACTACGTCGGCCACCCCTCCTTCGACCACCTGCTCGGCGTCACACCTTCCGACGAAGACGTGAATCGCCTTCGCGATAACGCGAGCCCGCTCATCACCCTGCTGCCCGGCTCGCGCCGTCATGTCATTGAAGAAGTATTGCCCGGCCAGCTCGACGTCGCCGCGGCCCTGGCGATTCGTCATCGCGGCATCAAGTTTGTCGTCGCCGCTTCGAGCGAAGAGTCGCGCACGCTCATCGAAGCAATCATTCGCGGCCGCGCCCGCACCCTGCCGCTGAGAATCGTCGAAGGCGCGCTCAACCGCGCCGCCGCCATCGTCGCCGCCGACATCGTCCTCGTCGCCTCAGGAACCGTCACGCTCGAAGTGGCCTATCGCAACGCGCCGATGATCGTCATGTACAACGGCAGCGCACTGGCCTACAACCTCATCGGCCGCTGGCTCATCACCACCCCGCACCTGTCCATCCCCAACATCCTCGCCGGCCGCGAGATCGTCCCCGAATTCATGCCCTACTATCGAAGCGTCGACCCCATCATCGCCACCGCCGTCGAATGGCTCTCCACCCCCGGCAAGCTCGACAAGGTCCGCCACGACCTCGCCGCCACCATCCAGCCGCTCGTCAAATCCGGCGCCGCCGAAAACACCGCGTCGATCCTCGCCGACATGCTGCGCAGTTCACCGCGCAAGTAA
- a CDS encoding TIGR00266 family protein: MASESGWYFVKDGKSVGPMTREELIRQLSSAGGAEALIYGPGMVDWVQARHVASIASQLGGAAGTNRAAPPPVTGARMADEIDYEIFGDDMQFVEITLDPGEVVVAEAGAMMYMTRGIEMQTVFGDPSKNSGLLGKIFEAGKRMVTGESLFLTTFGAASREREKVAFASPYPGKIVPMDVGQLGGEILCQKEAFLCAARGVTMDIAFQKKLGTGFFGGEGFILQRIRGDGLAFVHAGGTIVKRDLAPGEQLRLDTGCLVAFQPSVDYDIQLAGGIKTTLFGGEGLFLATLTGPGSVWLQSLPFARLAARIFGPYARNKGEGSLLGGIGLGSILGTDE, translated from the coding sequence ATGGCCAGTGAGAGTGGATGGTATTTCGTGAAGGACGGCAAATCGGTCGGGCCGATGACGCGCGAGGAGTTGATTCGGCAGCTCTCGTCGGCGGGCGGGGCCGAGGCGCTGATCTATGGGCCGGGCATGGTCGACTGGGTGCAGGCGCGGCACGTCGCTTCGATCGCCTCGCAGCTTGGCGGGGCGGCGGGGACTAATCGGGCAGCGCCGCCGCCGGTGACGGGCGCGCGGATGGCCGACGAGATCGACTACGAGATTTTCGGCGATGATATGCAGTTCGTGGAGATCACGCTGGACCCTGGCGAGGTGGTCGTGGCTGAAGCCGGGGCGATGATGTACATGACGCGGGGGATCGAGATGCAGACTGTGTTCGGCGATCCGTCGAAGAACTCGGGCCTGCTGGGGAAGATTTTTGAGGCGGGCAAGCGGATGGTGACGGGGGAGTCGCTTTTCCTGACGACGTTCGGGGCGGCGAGCCGGGAGCGCGAGAAGGTGGCGTTCGCGTCGCCGTATCCCGGGAAGATTGTCCCGATGGACGTGGGGCAGCTCGGCGGCGAAATCCTGTGCCAGAAGGAGGCGTTTCTCTGCGCGGCGCGCGGGGTGACGATGGACATCGCGTTTCAGAAGAAACTCGGCACGGGGTTCTTCGGCGGAGAGGGATTCATCCTTCAGCGCATTCGCGGCGACGGACTGGCGTTTGTTCATGCCGGGGGCACGATCGTCAAGCGCGATCTCGCGCCCGGCGAGCAGTTGCGGTTGGACACCGGTTGTCTCGTCGCGTTTCAGCCGTCGGTGGACTACGACATTCAACTGGCGGGCGGCATCAAGACGACGCTGTTCGGCGGGGAGGGGCTATTCCTGGCGACGCTGACCGGGCCGGGGTCGGTGTGGCTGCAATCGCTTCCGTTCGCGCGATTGGCGGCGCGGATCTTTGGGCCGTATGCGCGGAACAAGGGCGAGGGGTCGCTGCTGGGCGGCATCGGATTGGGGAGCATCCTCGGGACGGACGAGTAG
- a CDS encoding Fic family protein, which translates to MRLPAKPPDSMKVIQEASPEEISALMQSEEYLKLAHLCEVEYWPWDKFRFKARHQTKLAWALVANGRLPRYRHLPLDGHGKANLKYTLPDAVQKELMLIDQELAGRVLSDDHQPLIASQREQFIVASLREEAISSSLLEGAVTTRQEAERMLKSGRKPRSNGEQMVMNNYRAIMFIREHYQQELTPEFLIEVQRILTEGTLEKEDQVGRLRTAEDNIRIVDERDQEIVHQPPPAEELEQRIAVLCRFANRRPEEEPFIHPVISACVLHFQVGFDHPFCDGNGRTARALFYWLMLRRGYWLFEYLPISRLIYRSPGQYARAFLYSEIEDFDLTYFLLYKMRIISRARRDLHAYLREKYSQMTQARRMFSSDRRLNHRQRSVVLQATNHPDRVFTIADHQSKFAVSYGTARNDLLALSRWGYLEMSVVGKTFEFVPGDRLTELNGE; encoded by the coding sequence ATGAGGCTCCCAGCCAAACCACCGGACAGCATGAAGGTCATTCAGGAGGCCAGTCCTGAAGAGATCAGTGCGCTGATGCAGAGCGAGGAGTATTTGAAGTTGGCCCATCTATGTGAGGTGGAGTACTGGCCCTGGGATAAATTCCGATTCAAGGCCCGACATCAGACAAAGCTCGCGTGGGCGCTTGTGGCAAACGGTCGGCTCCCGAGATACCGCCACCTGCCGCTCGATGGTCACGGGAAGGCGAATCTGAAATACACTTTGCCTGATGCGGTTCAGAAGGAATTGATGCTCATTGATCAGGAACTGGCCGGAAGGGTCTTGTCGGACGATCACCAGCCGCTGATTGCATCACAGAGAGAACAGTTCATCGTGGCATCGCTGCGCGAAGAGGCCATCTCGTCGAGTCTGCTGGAGGGGGCGGTGACGACGAGGCAGGAGGCGGAAAGGATGCTGAAGTCCGGGAGGAAGCCGCGCAGCAACGGCGAGCAGATGGTGATGAACAACTATCGCGCCATCATGTTTATTCGGGAGCACTACCAGCAGGAACTCACGCCGGAATTCCTGATCGAGGTTCAGAGGATCTTGACGGAAGGGACATTGGAGAAAGAGGACCAGGTCGGAAGACTGAGGACCGCCGAGGATAACATCAGAATCGTCGATGAGCGGGATCAGGAGATTGTTCATCAGCCGCCGCCAGCGGAAGAGTTGGAACAGCGTATTGCGGTACTTTGCCGATTTGCCAACCGAAGGCCGGAAGAGGAACCATTCATACACCCGGTGATCAGCGCATGTGTGCTTCATTTTCAGGTGGGGTTCGACCATCCGTTTTGTGACGGCAATGGTCGAACCGCGAGAGCCTTGTTTTACTGGCTGATGCTGAGGCGGGGCTACTGGCTATTCGAGTATCTGCCGATTTCGCGGCTGATTTACAGGAGTCCGGGACAGTATGCGCGGGCGTTTCTTTATAGCGAGATCGAGGACTTCGACCTGACTTACTTCCTGCTTTACAAGATGCGCATCATTTCCAGGGCGAGGCGGGACCTTCACGCGTATCTGCGCGAGAAGTACTCGCAGATGACGCAGGCCCGGCGCATGTTTTCTTCGGACAGGCGGCTTAATCACCGGCAAAGAAGCGTCGTCTTGCAGGCGACGAATCATCCCGATCGGGTGTTCACGATAGCCGACCACCAGAGCAAGTTTGCGGTCTCGTATGGGACCGCGAGAAATGACTTGCTGGCACTTTCTAGGTGGGGGTATCTGGAGATGAGCGTCGTTGGAAAGACATTTGAATTCGTGCCAGGCGATAGGCTCACGGAATTGAACGGAGAGTGA